A part of Kwoniella dejecticola CBS 10117 chromosome 5, complete sequence genomic DNA contains:
- a CDS encoding inosine triphosphate pyrophosphatase produces the protein MTSFVFVTGNANKLKEVQAILAAGNGDITVTSQSVDVPEIQGTTQEVAIAKVKVAAEKLGSPCVTEDTALCFEALGGLPGPYIKDFLGNLGHEGLNNMLKGFNSTKATALCTFAYSPGPGQEPILFEGSTEGNIVPARGPNAFGWDPIFQPVELGGNRTYAEMAGEEKNKISHRYRALEKLRAYLSEKAQKEKKDN, from the exons ATGACTTCCTTCG TCTTCGTCACGGGCAACGcaaacaagctcaaggaagTACAAGCTATCTTAGCAGCTGGGAATGGGGATATCACTGTAACTTCCCAGTCGGTAGATG TGCCGGAGATCCAAGGGACCACTCAAGAAGTAGCTATCGCGAAAGTCAAAGTGGCTgctgagaag CTCGGTTCGCCATGTGTAACTGAAGATACTGCTTTATGCTTCGAAGCGCTCGGTGGATTGCCTGGGCCGTACATCAAGGATTTCTTAGGTAATTTGGGAcatgagg GACTAAACAACATGTTAAAGGGGTTCAACAGTACCAAAGCCACGGCATTATGCACTTTCGCCTATTCCCCCGGCCCAGGACAAGAGCCGATCCTTTTCGAGGGAAGTACAGAGGGGAACATCGTCCCTGCACGAGGGCCGAACGCGTTCGGGTGGGACCCGATATTCCAACCGGTCGAATTGGGCGGTAATCGAACGTATGCCGAAATGGcaggcgaagagaagaacaagattTCTCATAGGTATAGAGCGTTGGAGAAGCTTAGAGCCTATCTCTCTGAGAAGGCtcagaaggaaaagaaggataATTAG